A genomic stretch from Kovacikia minuta CCNUW1 includes:
- a CDS encoding YidH family protein: MMSLFKARATTAEAEEKCKRNPNRIRDHLANERTYLSWMRSAIALMGFGVLIVRIRILRPPLAPQPPGNGWKLGLAFAIVGLLAVLLSTQHYFAVRDDIEEDTYEPPDRWVILSSLAILMLGAGVIYYVFTVPLEMNAVLIE; the protein is encoded by the coding sequence ATGATGTCGCTATTCAAAGCACGAGCAACAACCGCGGAGGCTGAGGAAAAATGCAAACGCAATCCCAATCGCATTCGTGATCACCTGGCAAATGAACGCACTTACCTGTCCTGGATGAGAAGCGCGATCGCCCTGATGGGCTTTGGCGTCCTGATCGTGCGCATTCGGATTCTGCGCCCACCGCTCGCCCCCCAACCACCCGGAAATGGTTGGAAGCTGGGCCTCGCATTTGCGATCGTGGGCTTGCTGGCTGTGCTCCTCTCAACTCAGCATTACTTCGCTGTGCGCGACGACATTGAAGAAGACACCTACGAACCCCCCGATCGCTGGGTTATCCTCTCTAGCCTCGCCATACTAATGCTGGGGGCTGGTGTAATTTATTATGTTTTCACCGTTCCGCTGGAAATGAATGCGGTTCTAATTGAATAA
- a CDS encoding cadmium resistance transporter has translation MANGGDNIGIYIPLFANSSLRELIVILGVFLIMIGIWCAIADQLTQHPLLSQALTCYGHRLVPFILIGLGIFIFIDSGTYQRLMNHHAYRSNWTKIHIQPNQIEPY, from the coding sequence ATTGCCAATGGTGGGGATAATATTGGGATTTATATTCCACTCTTCGCGAACAGCAGCCTGAGGGAACTCATCGTGATTCTGGGCGTTTTTTTAATAATGATTGGGATCTGGTGTGCGATTGCAGATCAACTCACCCAACATCCACTCCTGTCCCAAGCCTTAACCTGTTATGGTCATCGGCTCGTTCCCTTTATTTTGATTGGTTTAGGTATCTTTATCTTCATTGATAGTGGAACATACCAACGTTTGATGAATCATCACGCATACCGATCAAACTGGACAAAAATTCATATTCAACCGAATCAGATTGAACCTTATTAA
- a CDS encoding cadmium resistance transporter — protein sequence MNWVVEAIITGTTAFVATNVDDIVILTLFFARAGETLRRRQIVTGQYLGFLGLIVASLPGFLGGIVIPREWLGWLGLLPIAIGIHQLWHQETDEPAIQTISPAQKSSSHPPTWRSFLLSIFHPMTYQACSRHNCQWWG from the coding sequence ATGAACTGGGTTGTAGAAGCAATCATCACAGGGACCACTGCTTTTGTTGCAACAAATGTGGATGATATCGTAATTCTGACGCTTTTCTTTGCCAGAGCAGGCGAAACACTGCGGCGGCGGCAGATTGTCACAGGGCAATACCTCGGTTTTTTGGGTTTAATTGTTGCCAGCTTGCCAGGATTTTTGGGAGGTATCGTCATCCCCAGGGAGTGGTTGGGATGGTTAGGGTTGCTCCCGATCGCGATCGGAATTCACCAACTTTGGCACCAGGAAACCGATGAACCCGCCATTCAAACGATTTCTCCAGCACAGAAAAGCTCCTCTCACCCCCCAACCTGGCGATCGTTTCTTCTGAGTATTTTCCATCCCATGACCTACCAGGCTTGCAGCCGTCACAATTGCCAATGGTGGGGATAA
- a CDS encoding cadmium resistance transporter, which produces MSNLITAFSAGITAFVATNLDDILILLLFFSQINTLFRRRHIIAGQYLGFAGLVVACLPGFFGSALFPRPWIGLLGLVPIAIGLNRFLNQEEDTPVELQEINWAERPWYANFLSPQAYGVAAVTFANGGDNIGIYIPLFANSAWEELLVILGVFFSLVGIWCYTAFQLTRLPVIADVLTRYGNQLVPFVLIGLGMLILIDSRTLENRGLATLALVIGGLVLLMLFRNAERTAIMKSELDRQIADR; this is translated from the coding sequence ATGAGTAACCTGATCACTGCTTTCTCAGCCGGTATCACTGCCTTCGTCGCCACAAACCTGGATGACATTTTGATCCTGCTACTCTTCTTCTCCCAGATCAATACCCTATTTCGCCGACGGCACATCATCGCAGGGCAATACCTGGGATTTGCGGGTTTGGTAGTTGCCTGTCTGCCTGGGTTCTTTGGGAGTGCGCTGTTTCCCCGCCCCTGGATCGGGTTGCTGGGGCTGGTACCGATCGCGATCGGACTCAATCGCTTCCTCAACCAGGAAGAAGACACACCCGTAGAGTTACAGGAGATTAATTGGGCAGAGCGCCCCTGGTACGCTAATTTCCTATCCCCACAGGCGTATGGTGTTGCCGCAGTGACCTTTGCCAACGGCGGAGATAATATCGGCATCTACATTCCCTTGTTTGCCAATAGTGCCTGGGAAGAACTGCTGGTAATTCTGGGTGTGTTCTTTTCTCTGGTTGGGATCTGGTGCTACACTGCCTTTCAACTGACTCGATTGCCTGTCATTGCTGATGTCCTAACACGCTACGGCAACCAACTGGTGCCATTCGTGCTGATTGGGTTAGGCATGCTGATTCTGATCGACAGCCGCACTTTAGAAAATCGGGGTTTGGCAACCCTGGCCCTGGTGATTGGAGGATTGGTTCTCCTGATGCTGTTTAGAAATGCGGAACGGACAGCGATAATGAAGTCAGAATTGGACAGGCAGATCGCGGATCGATGA
- a CDS encoding APC family permease, translating to MTSDPKPIPKARSMHGLKSNCLSFGEVLAQSFAVIAPTTIPASNLGLIVALAGNGTWLSFVLGLVGLVLVSMNINQFASRSASPGSLYSYTVKGLGPMAGVVCGWSLVLAYLFTGMSVLCGFANFTNVMLGHLGIHPSSITLLAIGAGIAWYTAYKDIQLSAVAMLWIEGISLILITVLGVLIWAHKGFALDMAQLSLQGVTPGNIATGLVLVMFAFSGFESATSLGDEAKNPLKTIPKAVMGSVILAGLFFTFTAYVEMLGFQGTGVSITSNEEPLGFLSQQLGLGFLGNLVAIGALFSFFACVIGTINPAARIFFLMARHGLFHSKLGLTHASNRTPHIAVSLCTLVTFLVPAVMSMFGVKLFESMGYLGAVCSYGFLTVYLLISIAAPIYLQRLGKLRFRHIIVSLMSVGFLMIPVLGSVGIPGSLMFPPPEAPYNLFPYLFVVYIALTCGWFVLQRLRSPHLVGSMERGIEAIHARFEPTPLKESSYE from the coding sequence ATGACAAGCGATCCAAAACCAATTCCAAAGGCACGCAGTATGCACGGGCTGAAGTCGAACTGCCTCTCCTTTGGAGAAGTTCTCGCCCAATCCTTTGCTGTGATTGCCCCCACTACAATCCCCGCCTCCAATTTGGGTTTAATTGTGGCACTGGCGGGGAATGGTACCTGGCTCAGTTTTGTGCTGGGCTTAGTGGGGTTGGTGCTGGTCAGCATGAATATTAACCAATTTGCCAGTCGTTCGGCATCACCGGGTTCTCTCTATTCCTATACGGTCAAAGGTTTAGGACCAATGGCTGGGGTCGTCTGTGGTTGGAGCCTGGTACTGGCGTACCTGTTCACAGGAATGTCCGTCCTCTGCGGATTTGCCAACTTCACTAATGTAATGCTTGGGCATCTAGGCATTCATCCTTCTAGCATTACCCTCCTGGCGATCGGGGCAGGAATTGCCTGGTATACCGCTTACAAGGATATTCAGTTGTCAGCCGTTGCGATGCTGTGGATTGAAGGAATTTCTCTGATCCTGATCACAGTTCTGGGAGTTTTAATTTGGGCGCACAAAGGCTTTGCGCTGGACATGGCTCAACTGTCGCTCCAGGGGGTAACTCCTGGAAACATTGCTACCGGTTTAGTTCTGGTGATGTTCGCCTTTTCGGGGTTTGAAAGTGCGACCTCCTTGGGAGACGAAGCTAAAAATCCCCTCAAAACCATTCCCAAAGCCGTCATGGGTAGCGTTATTCTGGCGGGGCTGTTCTTTACCTTCACAGCCTATGTTGAAATGCTGGGGTTTCAAGGAACTGGCGTCTCGATTACGAGTAATGAAGAACCCCTGGGGTTTCTGTCCCAACAATTGGGTCTGGGGTTTTTGGGTAATCTTGTTGCCATTGGGGCTTTGTTTAGCTTCTTCGCTTGCGTAATTGGGACGATTAATCCGGCTGCTCGGATCTTCTTTTTAATGGCACGCCACGGTTTATTTCACTCTAAACTGGGACTCACTCACGCTTCAAATCGAACCCCCCATATTGCCGTATCGCTCTGCACACTGGTGACATTTCTGGTACCCGCAGTCATGTCGATGTTTGGAGTCAAATTGTTTGAGAGTATGGGCTACCTGGGCGCAGTTTGTAGCTATGGCTTCTTAACCGTCTATCTACTCATCTCGATCGCAGCGCCCATCTACCTGCAACGACTGGGTAAACTGCGTTTCCGCCATATCATCGTTTCCCTAATGTCTGTGGGCTTCCTCATGATTCCAGTGCTGGGTAGTGTGGGAATTCCTGGTAGTTTGATGTTTCCACCTCCCGAAGCGCCCTACAACTTATTCCCTTACCTGTTTGTGGTCTATATTGCCCTGACCTGTGGCTGGTTTGTATTGCAACGCCTGAGATCACCTCACCTTGTGGGATCAATGGAACGTGGCATTGAGGCAATTCATGCTCGATTTGAACCGACTCCCTTAAAGGAATCATCCTATGAGTAA